A genomic region of Terriglobia bacterium contains the following coding sequences:
- a CDS encoding twin-arginine translocation signal domain-containing protein, whose protein sequence is MQPRCKITRRNFLKAASAAAASLSPLAAGITMAAPKRKPSDIRVKEIRVSYEDFPYRTPYEFGGRSVDKVTLLDVHCTVETLGGRVAHGFGSMTMGNEWAFPSKTLSYDATLEAMKRLAGRISKITADYNQPGHPVDINFALEPEYLRAADEVTKESNLGQPIPKLCTLVTASAFDAAIHDAFGKAHGLNCYQTYGPEFMSHDLGHYLAPQFKGEYPSRYLLQKPKSWVWCNHSVGASDPIDASDVKKRLNDGLPQTLAEWIVADGLTHFKIKLDGNNLGPDVARVLRIDRVATEAETRRGVRHWYYTLDFNEGCPNADYLMESIRRIKEKSPGGYERILYLEQPESRDLIDNPSQMLFEVSKLKPVVMDESLTGYDALLRGRKLGYTGVALKACKGQSQTVLLNAAAQKFKMYMSAQDLTCPGASLIQSAGIAAHVAPINLLESNGREYVPAANKPWLKKFPGLFEVRDGKLHTERLGGLGLSAV, encoded by the coding sequence TTGCAACCGCGCTGTAAAATCACGCGGAGGAATTTTCTGAAAGCTGCCTCTGCCGCGGCAGCATCGCTCTCGCCGCTGGCAGCGGGAATCACCATGGCCGCGCCAAAGCGCAAACCCAGCGACATTCGCGTGAAGGAGATTCGCGTCAGCTATGAGGACTTCCCTTATCGCACTCCCTATGAATTCGGCGGGCGCAGCGTTGATAAAGTGACGCTCCTCGACGTTCATTGCACCGTTGAGACCCTTGGCGGCCGCGTGGCCCATGGATTCGGCTCCATGACGATGGGCAATGAATGGGCTTTCCCGTCGAAAACGCTCTCCTACGACGCCACGCTCGAGGCCATGAAGCGGCTGGCCGGGCGCATCTCCAAAATCACCGCGGATTACAACCAGCCGGGCCACCCCGTTGACATCAACTTCGCGCTCGAGCCGGAATATCTGCGGGCGGCGGACGAGGTCACCAAGGAATCGAATCTTGGCCAGCCCATCCCCAAACTTTGCACGCTGGTCACCGCCAGCGCCTTTGACGCCGCCATCCACGATGCTTTCGGAAAGGCCCACGGCCTCAACTGCTACCAGACCTACGGCCCGGAGTTCATGAGCCATGACCTCGGCCATTACCTCGCGCCGCAATTCAAAGGCGAGTATCCCAGCCGGTATCTGCTGCAAAAGCCCAAGTCCTGGGTGTGGTGCAATCATTCCGTGGGAGCCTCTGATCCGATCGATGCTTCCGACGTTAAGAAGCGCCTGAATGACGGACTGCCGCAAACGCTTGCTGAATGGATTGTGGCGGACGGGCTCACGCACTTCAAAATCAAGCTCGACGGCAACAATCTCGGACCCGATGTCGCCCGGGTGCTGCGCATTGACCGTGTAGCGACGGAGGCGGAAACCCGCCGCGGCGTCCGCCACTGGTATTACACGCTGGACTTCAACGAGGGGTGCCCGAACGCCGATTACCTGATGGAATCGATCCGCCGCATCAAGGAAAAGTCGCCCGGCGGCTACGAGCGCATCCTTTATCTCGAGCAGCCGGAGTCGCGCGACCTGATCGACAATCCGTCACAAATGCTCTTCGAAGTCTCCAAGCTGAAGCCCGTGGTGATGGACGAATCGCTGACCGGCTACGACGCGCTTTTGCGGGGCCGCAAGCTTGGATATACGGGCGTGGCCCTCAAGGCCTGCAAGGGGCAGAGCCAGACCGTGCTGCTGAACGCCGCCGCGCAGAAGTTCAAAATGTATATGTCAGCGCAGGACCTCACCTGCCCTGGAGCGTCGCTGATACAGTCCGCAGGCATCGCCGCCCACGTTGCACCGATTAATCTGCTGGAGTCGAATGGGCGGGAGTACGTGCCGGCAGCCAACAAGCCGTGGCTGAAAAAATTTCCCGGGCTGTTCGAGGTGCGTGATGGCAAACTGCACACCGAGAGGCTCGGCGGCTTGGGCCTGAGCGCCGTCTGA
- a CDS encoding sugar phosphate isomerase/epimerase family protein, whose translation MDEDISRREFLKVSSAGALGGTVALQARSTAAAAATRGPFRGTLCLFSKPVPQLNWKELAESTRRAGFDGIDLTVRPEGHVLPERAETDLPKAVEAIREAGLKVPMITTELLSGDDPTAKPIISTASKLHIPYLKPGYYKYKLINVVEEVDEAGRQFRTLVDLARDHGIQVGYHNHPRYIGEAIWDMARVIEPLDAQWCGYYYDLCQATIEGGESGWRVSTNLVMPRLKMVAAKDFVWKSTGPHEWRAEICPMGQGMSRWKEFFQLLAKSDFHGPISYQHEYGIPGYSHPSGIVLSRDKVPRVMAAIKENLDYIKSVIHEAYGGA comes from the coding sequence GTGGACGAAGATATTTCCAGACGTGAATTCTTAAAGGTATCGTCGGCTGGCGCGCTGGGGGGAACTGTGGCGCTTCAGGCGCGGAGCACAGCCGCGGCAGCGGCCACACGCGGGCCGTTCCGGGGCACCCTCTGTTTATTCTCCAAGCCCGTCCCGCAACTGAACTGGAAGGAGCTGGCGGAGAGCACCAGGCGCGCGGGCTTTGACGGGATCGACCTGACCGTACGCCCGGAGGGCCACGTCCTTCCCGAGCGCGCGGAGACCGATCTTCCGAAGGCGGTGGAGGCCATCCGGGAGGCTGGGCTTAAAGTCCCAATGATTACAACCGAGCTGCTCTCCGGCGATGATCCCACAGCGAAACCGATCATCAGCACGGCCAGCAAACTTCACATCCCCTATCTGAAGCCGGGATATTACAAGTACAAGCTGATCAACGTTGTGGAGGAGGTTGACGAGGCCGGGCGGCAGTTCCGCACCCTCGTCGATTTGGCCAGGGACCACGGGATCCAGGTGGGGTATCATAATCACCCTCGCTATATCGGCGAAGCCATCTGGGACATGGCAAGGGTAATCGAACCGCTCGATGCGCAGTGGTGCGGCTACTACTATGACTTGTGCCAGGCCACCATCGAGGGCGGAGAAAGCGGATGGAGAGTTTCAACCAATCTCGTCATGCCTCGTCTGAAGATGGTGGCCGCCAAGGATTTTGTCTGGAAAAGCACCGGGCCTCACGAGTGGCGAGCTGAAATCTGCCCCATGGGCCAGGGGATGTCCCGCTGGAAGGAATTTTTCCAACTCCTCGCCAAGTCCGATTTCCATGGCCCCATCTCTTACCAGCATGAGTATGGAATTCCCGGCTACTCTCACCCATCGGGAATTGTGCTGTCGCGTGATAAAGTTCCCAGAGTGATGGCAGCGATCAAAGAAAATCTGGATTACATTAAATCGGTCATTCACGAGGCCTATGGAGGGGCTTAA
- a CDS encoding PQQ-binding-like beta-propeller repeat protein has translation MRKRIRKSRLRRAAGPALVAVAFSLAMLRGQTPASQSKTPGSDIYATQCSGCHGVDARGGEYGPPLAANRRLQGRSISWLRRTIHDGIPTGGMPAFNTLPAGELDALAALVHSLNSPAAENSVRGDRAAGEEYFFGAGQCASCHMVYGKGSAVGPDLSDAGGEMTTEEIRSSLLQPSEHIAPGYQMVTARLRDGATLSGFARSRSNFEIVVQDLKGQFHLLPMDEISALSESHESQMPPAKASAEQLQDLVAFLSGLAGVKPGTAAMGSGPSGEGDVPFSRILHPRPGDWLTYNGNLSGNRYSELAQINPSNINQLRLKWIFTVPLWKQLPPDTAYFRSKMEHFGVETTPIVADGIMYATGPHQAFALDARTGQQIWDYRRPRPPELNVGDAALGTNRGVAILGDKVLKVTQNAHLIALNRTTGKPVWDVVMPPGELTNYGSTVAPLIVKDMVIAGVSGGDWPGVRGFVAAYKASNGQLVWRRRAIPDDGDPEVKTWGGNLPKNVGGGATWLTGSYDPETDTLYWTTGNPYPDSNGGIRPGDNLYTNCILAMEPETGKLKWYYQVTPHDVHDWDATAPLVLVNTHYQGQPRKLLLYTNKNGFFYVLDRTNGQVLLASPFARVTWASGIGADGRPQLLPESGPVCPRIGTNWNAKAFSPLTRLYYVMALDACTVRLSSRRRNTENLKAEPARKYLRAIDIDTGKTAWEVQQFGSGSDTDAEEQDSGILATAGGLLFYGDPSGYVVAADARNGKTLWRFPTSGLNKASPMTYTVNGKQYVALTVGANILCFGLP, from the coding sequence GTGCGCAAACGGATCCGCAAATCACGACTCCGGCGGGCGGCTGGCCCGGCGCTCGTGGCCGTAGCCTTTAGCCTGGCGATGCTAAGGGGCCAAACGCCTGCCAGCCAGTCAAAGACGCCAGGCAGCGACATCTACGCAACGCAGTGCTCCGGCTGCCACGGGGTGGACGCGCGGGGCGGCGAGTATGGGCCTCCCCTGGCAGCCAACCGCAGGCTGCAAGGACGCTCAATTTCCTGGTTGCGTCGCACAATTCACGACGGAATTCCCACCGGAGGCATGCCGGCGTTCAACACCCTGCCGGCCGGCGAATTGGACGCGCTTGCCGCGCTGGTCCACTCGTTGAATTCGCCGGCTGCTGAAAACAGCGTTCGCGGCGATCGCGCGGCCGGGGAAGAGTATTTCTTCGGCGCGGGACAATGCGCCTCTTGCCACATGGTTTACGGCAAGGGATCAGCCGTGGGGCCCGATCTGTCTGATGCTGGCGGCGAGATGACCACTGAGGAGATTCGGTCGAGCCTGCTGCAACCGAGCGAGCATATTGCTCCCGGCTATCAGATGGTGACGGCGCGCCTGCGCGACGGAGCCACCTTGAGCGGTTTTGCGCGGAGCCGCAGCAATTTTGAGATCGTTGTGCAGGACCTGAAGGGGCAGTTCCACCTGCTGCCGATGGACGAGATTTCAGCCCTCAGCGAAAGCCACGAATCCCAGATGCCTCCGGCCAAAGCAAGCGCTGAGCAACTCCAGGACCTCGTCGCCTTTCTCAGCGGCCTCGCCGGTGTAAAGCCGGGCACGGCGGCCATGGGCAGCGGGCCCTCGGGCGAGGGCGACGTTCCTTTCTCCCGAATTCTCCATCCCCGGCCGGGCGACTGGCTGACTTACAACGGCAATCTGAGCGGGAACCGATACAGCGAGCTTGCGCAGATCAACCCATCAAACATCAACCAGTTGCGCCTGAAGTGGATCTTTACGGTACCGCTGTGGAAGCAGCTTCCTCCTGACACGGCTTATTTCCGCAGCAAAATGGAGCATTTTGGCGTGGAGACCACGCCAATCGTTGCGGATGGAATCATGTACGCAACGGGCCCGCACCAGGCCTTCGCGCTCGACGCCCGCACCGGACAGCAAATCTGGGACTACCGGCGTCCGCGCCCGCCGGAGTTGAACGTGGGAGACGCGGCGCTTGGCACCAATCGCGGCGTGGCCATTCTCGGCGACAAGGTTCTCAAGGTGACGCAGAATGCGCATCTGATCGCCTTGAACCGCACCACGGGAAAGCCCGTTTGGGACGTGGTCATGCCGCCCGGAGAGCTCACCAACTATGGCTCAACCGTGGCGCCGTTGATCGTCAAGGACATGGTGATCGCTGGTGTTTCCGGCGGCGACTGGCCCGGCGTGCGCGGATTCGTGGCCGCCTATAAAGCCTCGAATGGCCAACTCGTTTGGAGGCGCCGGGCCATTCCAGACGACGGCGATCCTGAGGTGAAGACTTGGGGCGGGAATCTGCCGAAAAACGTGGGAGGCGGCGCCACTTGGCTAACCGGCTCCTATGATCCCGAAACCGACACGCTCTACTGGACCACCGGCAATCCTTACCCGGACTCGAATGGAGGCATCCGGCCGGGCGATAACCTTTACACCAACTGCATCCTGGCTATGGAGCCGGAGACTGGAAAACTGAAGTGGTATTACCAGGTCACGCCACACGACGTTCATGACTGGGACGCCACCGCGCCGCTGGTGCTGGTCAATACCCATTATCAGGGGCAGCCTCGTAAGCTTTTGCTTTACACGAACAAGAATGGTTTTTTTTACGTGCTCGACCGGACGAATGGCCAAGTTCTGCTCGCTAGCCCGTTTGCGCGAGTGACATGGGCGAGCGGCATCGGCGCGGACGGGCGTCCCCAGCTTTTGCCCGAAAGCGGCCCGGTCTGCCCGAGAATTGGAACCAACTGGAACGCCAAGGCTTTCAGTCCCCTCACCCGCCTGTATTATGTGATGGCGCTGGATGCGTGTACGGTGAGGCTCTCGTCCCGCCGCCGGAACACCGAAAACCTCAAGGCAGAGCCGGCGAGGAAATATCTGCGCGCGATCGATATCGACACTGGGAAAACAGCGTGGGAGGTCCAGCAGTTCGGGTCCGGCTCAGACACAGATGCGGAAGAGCAGGATTCGGGAATCCTGGCGACCGCAGGCGGGCTTCTTTTTTATGGCGATCCGAGCGGCTACGTTGTGGCTGCCGATGCCCGCAACGGGAAGACGCTTTGGCGCTTCCCAACCAGTGGGTTGAACAAGGCATCGCCCATGACTTACACGGTGAACGGAAAACAGTACGTGGCGCTTACAGTCGGTGCCAACATCTTGTGCTTTGGTCTGCCCTGA